The proteins below come from a single Mya arenaria isolate MELC-2E11 chromosome 6, ASM2691426v1 genomic window:
- the LOC128238739 gene encoding uncharacterized protein LOC128238739 — protein MAYSVPLVGTLPLVYPSMQPTCAYQSHLPFQPPNPYQMGSFPTMMPPWMYPYPMNPYMMHPQMQQGLGMNGMCPGYMGYQPGYQCVPNAGFMNGVRNNEPNNLSSVHEEIPQSKVQNPISGTLRDSGESIGVINYEPNNLSSVHGERLQSKIKNPISGMLRGSGESTCISDAQGRLDDLDRGPHFDNLGSSGDRESNSRPTNGNVRERRSQFNDLGSSGAVESDSRSTYGNVRGRRSQIDDLVSSGARGSDSQITKGNIWERGSQCDELGRLGAGESKFRLSERNGLDTKSTGDKLSHQFRYKEITQDQTCDERAIRERPATVAQVMDKLTCLCRGSKPIKKVSAEKSVAAVAQMSQSKMLELSNISRHIGLDYWNWERVKSKDDRFRVFGREPKKVMERNRTDNSN, from the exons ATGGCATATTCAGTTCCTCTTGTTGGTACATTACCACTAGTGTATCCATCAATGCAACCAACATGTGCGTACCAATCCCATCTACCATTTCAACCACCCAATCCATATCAAATGGGTTCATTTCCGACTATGATGCCGCCTTGGATGTATCCATATCCCATGAATCCATACATGATGCACCCACAAATGCAACAAGGCCTGGGAATGAATGGCATGTGCCCAGGTTACATGGGTTATCAGCCAGGGTACCAATGTGTACCAAATGCTGGTTTCATGAATGGGGTTAGGAATAATGAACCTAATAACTTGAGCAGTGTACATGAGGAAATACCTCAAAGTAAAGTTCAGAACCCGATTTCGGGTACGTTAAGGGATAGTGGAGAAAGTATTGGGGTTATAAATTATGAACCTAATAACTTGAGCAGTGTTCATGGGGAAAGGCTTCAGAGTAAAATTAAGAACCCGATTTCGGGTATGTTAAGGGGTAGTGGAGAAAGTACTTGTATAAGTGATGCTCAGGGTAGATTGGACGATTTAGATAGAGGGCCCCACTTTGACAATTTAGGTAGTTCTGGAGATAGAGAAAGTAACTCCCGACCAACAAATGGCAATGTCCGGGAAAGAAGGTCCCAATTTAATGATTTGGGTAGTTCTGGGGCTGTAGAGAGTGACTCTCGATCCACATATGGTAATGTTCGGGGAAGAAGGTCCCAGATTGATGATTTGGTTAGTTCTGGGGCTAGAGGAAGTGACTCCCAAATAACAAAAGGTAATATCTGGGAAAGAGGGTCCCAATGTGATGAATTGGGTAGATTAGGAGCTGGTGAAAGTAAATTCCGACTTTCGGAGAGAAATGGTCTGGACACAAAGTCCACGGGAGACAAACTATCACATCAGTTTAGGTACAAGGAAATAACCCAAGACCAAACATGTGATGAACGTGCCATAAGAGAGAGGCCAGCTACTGTGGCACAAGTAATGGACAAATTGACTTGCTTGTGCCGAGGGTCTAAACCCATAAAGAAGGTGTCAGCAGAGAAAAGCGTAGCTGCGGTCGCTCAAATGTCCCAAAGTAAGATGCTTGAACTCTCAAACATATCCAGACATATTGGACTAGATTATTGGAACTGGGAGAGAGTAAAATCAAAG GATGACAGATTCCGAGTCTTTGGAAGGGAGCCCAAAAAGGTCATGGAAAGAAACAGAACGGATAATTCCAATTAA